The Ignicoccus hospitalis KIN4/I genome includes the window GAGCGACCTCGCGGACGTCCGGGAGGGCCGCCCGCTCCCACTCGCTGGGCTTCTTTAAGAGCAACAAGAGGTAGTTCGGCAGCTCAGAGAGCCTCACCCTCCCCAGCGCCCCCGCGGGCAAGCGCAAGCTTCCGACCCTTAGGCCCCCGGGGTCCGGGGGATTTGAGGGCGATGAGGAGGAGCTCCGCGGAACGGAGCGGTGAGGAGGCCGACCTCGCCCGAGCCCCACAAGCTTTTTGGAAGGGCCTCCGCCAGCCCCCCGGTCGAGGAAGATGAACGTTACAGTGATGACCATGGTAGTTATAATGACGCTCATACTAATCAGCGGGATAGCGTTCTTCCTCTCCCCGAAGAGGGTCCTCCAAGCCGCCGGCGCCGGCACATTAGCTGGGGGCGTGGGCGGGCTGATCTCGTGGGGGGTGTGCTTGTTGTTAGATCCCCCCAGCGCGCCCTACTGCGCGATAGCCGGAGGGGCGGCGAGCGCGGTCACCTCGGAAATAACTTTCAGCTTGACCACCTCCTCCGGGCCCGGCGGGCTGGTCATCTCTTGGGGAGGCTGAGGAGGGCCAAGTACCTATCCACCACCTTTTTGAAGTTATCGAAGCCCTCCCCTAAGGCCTTAACCAAAGCGCTCCCCACCACTACCCCGTCCGCCCCCGCTCCCACCGCTTGGGGGACCTCCTCTTCCTTCAAGCCGAAGCCCACTACCACGTACTTGTTGGTCAAAGACTTCACCCTCCTCAGCAAGTTCGGTATCCCTACGGGCAGGGGGATCCCGGTGGCCGGCCTGACGCCTAGGTAAACCACCGGGTCGCTCAGCTCCGCGGCCTTCCTTATCACGTGGTCGGGGGTGGTGGGGGAGACGAAGAACACCGCGCTCTTGCCGCGCTCCTTCGCCTTACTCGCGATCTCCTCCAAGCGGTCCGCGAAGTCTATGACGGCGTCCGCGAAGAGCACTCCCCCTCCGCACGCCTTATCCAAGAACTCTTCGTAGTTCTCCTTAACGTCGTCATAATATGTCATCACAATTATTCTTTCTTCCGGGAAGGCGCGACAAGCCTTGCGCAGCTCCCCCTCGAAGTTGTGTAAGCCCAAGCCCTTGGAGGAGACCGCCTTGTAGCTCCTCCTTATTGTGGGCCCGTCGTACTTGGCGAACTTCGGGGGTATGCCTATCTCCACGAGCTCCGCCTTATCCTTCAAGTACTCCAAGGCCTTGAGGAAGGTCCGTTCGTCGGGGTAGTTCAAGGTTAGGTAGGCCACCAGCCAAGGCCTCTTGGAGGGGTCCACCTTCAACAACTCCCCTTCGCCTAGGGCGACCCGAGGAGTCGGACTATCGGCGTTTCCTCACCCCCTCGGCTCCTGCCGGAGTCCTCACTTCCGGAAACGAAAAAACGCTCAAGGCTTTATGTAGACTATTATTTCTTCCCCGGTGGCCGGGTCCCTCCTCCGCACGTAACCGCTGTAGGGGCCGGTCCGGGACCACTCCACCAGCTCTGTGAACCTCTTCAAGGGAGGGTACTGAGGGACCATGGTTATTTTGCTCTCGTCGAAAACGTCTATCTTCCTAATGATATATACCATGGACTGCCCCCTCGTAGAGCTCTTCCCCTTCCCCGGTTAATGCCCTTGCTGAGCGTCCAAAAGCGATTTAGCTGTTAGTTGAAAACTCGCTCGGGAACGAGCTCGTGTTGGCGGCCTCCCGGAGCTTCTGGACGTAGAGCTCTTATCCCGGTACACGGAGGAAGAGAGAATAAAAATGTTTAAGGAATTGAGGGATAAGTACTTGGAGTACTTGTCAAACACCACTTTCAGCGGCGTGAGGAACGACGTGGTCCGGTCCTTCGAGTGGAACTTGTTGGCCCTCGCATACAGCTTGAGGAACTCTGAAAAGTCGGAGGCCAAGGAGATCGTAAAGCAGTACCCCCAGAAGTACTACGACTTGCTCGAGATATACCACAAGCTGAAAGCGATAGATAGGTTGAGCGAAAGGGAGATAATTGAGAAAATAAAGAGGAAGGAATCGAAAATATACGGGATAGTGGTAGAGTACTATCCGTACTTGAACCACTTGCTGACCGACGACGGGCTGTGGAGCGACCCGGAGACGGATACCTTGATCTTAACTACGATACGGGGGAAGCTCGACCACATCTTGGCGAAGTACGCCATCCAAGAAGGTTGGGACTTGTTGATCTTCGAGCTCGTGAGGGCCTTGAGGGCCCGAAGCCGAGGGAGCTGAAAGAGAGGGTCGACCTAACTTCCAAGAGTTTCGCTGAGATCTCGAGGAAGCTCGAAGTACTGAAAAATACAAATGAGGAGTTCGTGAGGTCTTTGCAAGAGCTGAATGAGGCGGTGGTGGAGCTGGAGGAGAGGTGGAGGGCTAGGAGGTTGGGCGCAGGGTACTCGAGGGCCTTACTTAGGGCCTGAGAAAAGCTTAATTTTCTAGTGAGACGTTCGAATTTGAGGGAATGTCTTGGCCTCGTGGCCCTTCGGGAAAAAGAAGAAGGAGCTCGCCTTGGAAGCCCTCAGCCCCTACGGCGCTGAGGGGCCCGAAGGGCGGTACGAGGACTTGTTCGAGAGGTTAAGGAGGGCCGAGGAGGGTTGAAGCTCGAGCTGTTGTGGACATTCGATCAGCCTAGCAATGGTATTAAAGACATGGCCTTCTCGCCCAACGGCAACTTGGGAATAGCCTCCAAAGACCGCTGCGCCTACATCCTCGATCCCAACGGGAACTTGTTGGGGAAGGAGTGCGGAGGAGGCATTATGGCTGGGGCCGGCTACTCCAACAGAGTGTTCGGCTTCGTTAATACCGATGACTACGTCTACCTCTTCTACGAGGACGGGACCTTCTGGAAGAAGATAGAGGTTGGAGACAGTCACGATTTAGCAATTGCCCTCTTCGATAACGGCTTCGTGGCTTGTGATGACTATTGCGCCAAGTACGACTTCAACGGGAACAAGCTATGGGACACTGAGGTTGACGGTGTTGCAGACGTTGTAGTTCACAAGGGCTACGTTTACGCGGCTAACTGGTGGAGCAACAAGCTCCAAATACTGGACTTGAATACTGGCAGAACAATCAATGAGATAAGCTATGATTACTATTCTGACGACTACTGTTCCGACAGCGTCAACGCTTGTGGAAATTACCTAGCAGTAATCGCCGGGGAGCTTTACGTTTACGACATTTCGGATCCGACAAGTCCGAAGCTTCTGTGGAAGAGCAATGGACTGGACGTTCATGGGAAGCACACCCCGGCCTTCTCTCCGGACTGCAAGTACATAGCAGTTGCAGACAACTATTGGGACGACGAACCGGATGGAAATAACATGCTCAAGATATTCGACATAAACGGAAATTTAGTCTACTCTAAGGAGATGTACGGAATTTGGAACGTAGCTTGGTGGAAGGACAGGTTGGCGGTTGGGTACGTGCTCTACGATGGACTAATCTATGACGGTGAGGTCGAGATGTACAAAATAATTGGTTACGAACCTCCCCCCGAACCTTCGAGCGCCTCGGAGCCCCTTCCGAACCTCACCGAGGCCATACCCTGCGGGAGCTCGAGCTCAAGCCCCTCTGGGCCTTCGAGGAGGCAGAAGGAAGGGTGAGGAAAGCAATCGCCTCCCCCGGGGGCTCGATAGGCTTCGCGTCCGGCAGCTGCGGCTACGTAGTGGACGAGAGTGGGGTCTTCCAAGGCGTGGATTGCGGAAACGAGATGATGGACGTTAGCCAAGCGAACGGGCTCTTCGCCTTCTTGGACGGGGAGGGAAGGTCTACCTCCTCTACGACGACAGCGTGTGGAAGAGGTTGGATGTCGGGGAGGAGTACTCCAAGGCCTTGGCCCTCTTGAATGAAGGCTTGATCTCTTGCGGCGAGCTGTGCGGGAAGTTCGACTTAGACGGGAACGGCTTGTGGAGCTTTGAACTGGGCGGGGAGGCGGCCGGGGTGGTCGTAAACAAGGACTTCGCCTTCGTCTTGGATAAGGAGAACAAGAGGCTCTTGGTAGTTGACTTGGACTCCGGGAGGGCAGTTAGGGAGAGGAAGTACCTCCGAGAGCCCTTAGCAATAGCCTCGTGCGGCAAGTACTTGGCAGTGGCGACTTCAAACAAACTCTTCTTGTACGACGTGGGCGACAGGAGGAGGCAGAGGGCCCTCTCGCAAGCGAGGCTCGAGCTGGGAACGCCCTCGCTCGCGTTCTCCCCGGACTGCAAGCGGCTCGCGGTCTTGGGCGGGGGGAGACTTCGCCTCTTGGACTTGAACGGCGAAGTCTTGTGCGAGGCCCCCTTGCCCCGGGCCTCCTCGGTCGCTTGGTGGAGGGACGAACTGATAATAGGGTTCGAGGACGGGAGGTTGGCCGCTTACGAGCTCGAGGGCTACAAGCCGACGGTGAAGGTAGTGAAGGAGAGGTCCGTCGATCTCCCGGTCTTGAAATTCTTCCCAATGGAGGTCAAAGGGAAGGTCTTTGAGGCCGAACTGAAGCTGGT containing:
- a CDS encoding tryptophan synthase subunit alpha, whose product is MDPSKRPWLVAYLTLNYPDERTFLKALEYLKDKAELVEIGIPPKFAKYDGPTIRRSYKAVSSKGLGLHNFEGELRKACRAFPEERIIVMTYYDDVKENYEEFLDKACGGGVLFADAVIDFADRLEEIASKAKERGKSAVFFVSPTTPDHVIRKAAELSDPVVYLGVRPATGIPLPVGIPNLLRRVKSLTNKYVVVGFGLKEEEVPQAVGAGADGVVVGSALVKALGEGFDNFKKVVDRYLALLSLPKR
- a CDS encoding YncE family protein produces the protein MWKRLDVGEEYSKALALLNEGLISCGELCGKFDLDGNGLWSFELGGEAAGVVVNKDFAFVLDKENKRLLVVDLDSGRAVRERKYLREPLAIASCGKYLAVATSNKLFLYDVGDRRRQRALSQARLELGTPSLAFSPDCKRLAVLGGGRLRLLDLNGEVLCEAPLPRASSVAWWRDELIIGFEDGRLAAYELEGYKPTVKVVKERSVDLPVLKFFPMEVKGKVFEAELKLVPEPLSGRWSCSKVGEGTKRSFTSAGGTRKP